A genomic window from Silene latifolia isolate original U9 population chromosome Y, ASM4854445v1, whole genome shotgun sequence includes:
- the LOC141633302 gene encoding uncharacterized protein LOC141633302, producing MTTRRNLSVVSVMHKSLMHELAAQEGLADVLQLGSVASTVGEGEQSQGSFTQAMGSPGFVAAWNALGEKLDALVNVDMVEAPSFSLSLDDTGVTSQRTGPANTRSKGRKSAAPK from the coding sequence ATGACAACAAGGAGGAACCTTTCAGTGGTCTCCGTTATGCACAAGAGCCTAATGCATGAGTTGGCAGCTCAGGAGGGACTTGCAGACGTGCTTCAGTTAGGGTCTGTGGCAAGTACTGTCGGTGAAGGCGAACAATCCCAGGGGTCGTTTACGCAAGCTATGGGTTCACCGGGGTTTGTTGCTGCTTGGAATGCGCTTGGCGAAAAGTTGGACGCACTTGTGAATGTGGATATGGTGGAGGCGCCTTCATTTTCTCTTAGCCTTGATGACACTGGCGTTACTAGTCAGAGAACCGGCCCGGCTAACACCCGCAGCAAGGGGAGGAAATCAGCTGCCCCGAAGTAG